One window from the genome of Spirosoma rhododendri encodes:
- a CDS encoding SprB repeat-containing protein, with protein MTDAAGCQDTTSVVVTGDTPAIGFVGSSATACIGSSSPYSVSSTSGTYSWTVTGGTIASGGTPTSTTALVNWTATLGTLRVSVTSANGCTAVTSLTVTAYSAPTLSTAAVPPTCFGASDGRITLTASGGNPPFTYAWSTGATTKDLTNVIADKYTVTVTSGCPSTTTVRLADPYPILCPKVILRRL; from the coding sequence GTGACCGATGCCGCCGGTTGTCAGGACACAACCTCAGTCGTCGTTACGGGCGATACGCCAGCCATTGGTTTCGTTGGCAGTTCAGCAACAGCCTGCATCGGCTCGTCGTCACCATACAGCGTCAGCAGCACGTCGGGCACTTACAGCTGGACGGTCACGGGCGGCACCATCGCCAGCGGGGGAACGCCTACCAGTACGACCGCACTGGTAAACTGGACAGCCACGTTGGGCACGCTGCGCGTATCGGTCACCAGTGCCAACGGCTGTACGGCCGTCACCAGTCTGACCGTCACGGCCTACTCCGCCCCTACGCTGTCGACAGCGGCCGTGCCTCCCACGTGCTTCGGGGCCAGCGACGGGCGCATCACGCTGACGGCCAGCGGTGGCAATCCGCCCTTTACGTATGCCTGGTCAACTGGTGCAACGACGAAAGACCTTACCAACGTAATAGCGGACAAATACACCGTTACCGTCACGTCGGGCTGCCCGTCAACCACCACTGTACGGCTGGCAGACCCTTATCCTATACTCTGCCCGAAAGTAATTCTCAGGCGACTTTGA